One Terriglobia bacterium DNA segment encodes these proteins:
- a CDS encoding PIN domain-containing protein encodes MNYLIDTNLLVRAVDRKDPDCRTARDVVRKLLADRHALYVLPQITAEFWVVCTRPRKRNGLGYAPARVRRYITRFESFFFLVLETEEVYREWNRLVSAHSITGPEAHDTRIQEPIPVRFLNIE; translated from the coding sequence TTGAATTATCTAATCGATACGAATCTGCTTGTTCGCGCCGTAGATCGCAAAGACCCTGATTGCCGGACGGCGCGCGATGTCGTCAGAAAGCTTCTGGCCGATCGGCACGCACTATACGTTCTTCCCCAAATCACGGCTGAATTCTGGGTGGTCTGCACGAGACCCAGAAAGCGGAATGGACTTGGTTACGCGCCGGCGCGGGTCCGGCGCTACATCACCCGGTTCGAATCGTTCTTTTTCCTGGTTCTCGAAACCGAGGAAGTCTACCGCGAGTGGAACCGACTTGTGAGCGCTCATTCGATAACCGGCCCCGAAGCACACGACACGCGGATTCAAGAGCCGATTCCTGTCCGATTCTTGAATATTGAGTGA